A region of the bacterium genome:
GCGATGGGATGCTCGCCGAGCTCGAGGGTGACGCCCTGTGCTCCGGGCGTCGTGCTCTCGCCGTGCCCGCCCCGCGTGAATTCATTCTTGTGGGGAGCGCCGCTGAGCAGCGTGTAGCCGAGGTTGATGACGTCGGGCGTCTCGTCGCCGCCGCCGCGGGGAACCGTGAGGGTGAGGACATGCTTCCCGTCCATGGTCAAGCGGCACGTAGCGCTGGCTTCCGCGTACTGGAAGTCGATCTCCTCAACGGTCTTCGGGAAGCCCCAGATGGTGCAGCCGGCCTCGCAGGTGAAGCTCTGGTCGACCGGGAGGGCACGGATGTAGGTACCGGCCTGGTCGTCGCCGGCGCCACGGGGCTTCACGAAGAAGATGACGCCGACTTCGTTGTAGTTGCCGAGATCGTTGTCCCGGTAATCGATGATCGCGAGGGAGAGTTGCGTCTGGCCCGGGGCCGGCTCGAGCACTTCGAAGGCCTCCGGCACGAGCTTCTGGGCTTCCTGGGCAGGCACGAAATACATGACCGTGCCTGCGGAGGCGTCGCGGACCTCGCACGGAAGCGTGACGGTCTTCCCCTGGATCTCGTAGCTCGTCTGGGCGGCCATCTCGTGCTCCTCTATTGGTCCAGCACGTCCGCGGCAACCAGCTCTTCCAGGTAGGGCGTGTCCCACCACGAGAGCTGCATTTCCTTGGCGCGCCGGAAGTACATCTGGGTGTCGTACTCGATGGTAAAGGC
Encoded here:
- a CDS encoding acetoacetate decarboxylase family protein, with product MAAQTSYEIQGKTVTLPCEVRDASAGTVMYFVPAQEAQKLVPEAFEVLEPAPGQTQLSLAIIDYRDNDLGNYNEVGVIFFVKPRGAGDDQAGTYIRALPVDQSFTCEAGCTIWGFPKTVEEIDFQYAEASATCRLTMDGKHVLTLTVPRGGGDETPDVINLGYTLLSGAPHKNEFTRGGHGESTTPGAQGVTLELGEHPIA